A single Rhopalosiphum padi isolate XX-2018 chromosome 4, ASM2088224v1, whole genome shotgun sequence DNA region contains:
- the LOC132928556 gene encoding minor histocompatibility antigen H13: protein MAEVVDDIIKTLNETNGTDTESVLKKLPATTEGMMIAYTSLVVMALVPIFFGSFRSVELQIKNKLKKEVPESMTEKDAMMFPVIASGALFTLYIVFRVFSKEHINLLVTLYFYVLGVAALNNILSAKFSAILPKSIPKTKYQLQFTESSSEKKHDWINLKFTLHDVLCLIVCTTLGTFYLYSKHWIVNNIFGLAFAINGIELLHLNTIKIGCILLCGLFVYDIFWVFGTNVMVTVAKSFDAPIKLVFPQDLLENGVLAAKNFAMLGLGDIVIPGIFIAFLLRFDQSLKRKKNTYFNATFLAYLLGLLTTVFVMHVYKAAQPALLYLVPACLITPMLVALVCGDFKTLFSYEDHKMEPEKTSKKLK from the exons ATGGCTGAAGTCGTAGATGATATAATTAAGACCTTAAACGAAACAAATGGTACGGACACAGAGTCTGTTCTCAAAAAGCTACCAGCCACTACTGAAGGCATGATGATTGCATACACCAGTTTAGTTGTCATGGCCTTAGTACCCATTTTCTTTGGTTCGTTCCGATCAGTAGAAttacagattaaaaataaa TTGAAAAAAGAAGTACCAGAGTCTATGACAGAAAAAGATGCAATGATGTTTCCAGTAATTGCTAGCGGAGCTCTTTTTACGCTCTACATAGTTTttaga gtattttctAAGGAACACATAAATCTATTAGTGACTCTATATTTCTATGTACTTGGAGTGGcagctttaaataatattttaag tgctAAATTCAGCGCCATATTACCAAAAAGTATACCTAAAACAAAATACCAATTGCAGTTTACAGAAAGCTCTAGTGAAAAAAAACATGattggataaatttaaaatttacattacatgatgtattatgtttaatagtgTGTACAACATTaggaacattttatttatacagcaag cattggattgtaaacaatatatttggATTGGCATTTGCTATAAACGGAATAGAATTATTACACCTCAACACCATTAAAATTGGATGTATCCTTTTATGTGGTTTATTcgtgtatgatatattttggGTGTTTGGTACCAATGTTATGGTTACTGTAGCAAAATCATTTGATGCTCCTATCAAAC ttgTATTCCCTCAGGATTTATTAGAAAATGGTGTCTTAGCTGCTAAAAATTTTGCCATGTTGGGCTTAGGTGATATTGTTATTCCAGGAATATTCATTGCATTCCTGTTAAGATTTGATCAAAG cttaaaacgtaagaaaaatacatatttcaatgCTACATTTTTAGCGTATCTTTTGGGATTACTTACCACTGTATTTGTCATGCATGTATATAAAGCAGCGCAACCAGCTTTATTATATTTGGTACCTGCGTGTTTAATTACTCCTATGTTGGTGGCTTTAGTATGTGGAGATTTTAAGACTTTATTCAG ttatgaaGATCATAAAATGGAACCAGAAAAGACTtccaaaaaattgaaataa
- the LOC132928555 gene encoding structural maintenance of chromosomes protein 4, with translation MAVKRKDKAVNHDTPGKNKRIRQEKVGDFSDDEDLSDIEDAEIFNGIRIPVELPPITSAEENPGPRMVITEIVANNFKSYYGEVTIGKFHKSLTSIVGANGSGKSNVIDSLLFVFGYRSSKIRSKKVSVLLHKSDKHKDVRQCSVTVHFVHIQDDITAQTGFVPIPGTEIKITRTAFKDNSSFYTLNDKRVKFKDIAIILKKNGIDLVHNRFLILQGEVEQIAMMKPKSENDHSTGMLEYLEDVIGTVRYKKPITKLEEKVKELSLEKNEKITRLKFVAKEREELIEPVEAVINYLKLDNRITRLSNKVYQKDRFDIELTIESKTETKNKIKDEINSNDKEINTISKDKKQFEKNIQDLSEKLKSDHLILKKNEEKHKKCLRKKSQLNDEYNQTQAQITKYENSITQEQKKITKAEGVPKIKEAELKKLKSELPTLEEKCIELEANYTKINSSGFEKSKKFRDEKDLLAPEELKLQKLVGSKQNQFQTLKTEFEVLIDTEKSEKEKLTNLEEQMTGGVEKFQENMRKKEKAEADIHKSKDIIKDLETKIKKLNEDEIQMKTKLQNIRQSLTEKRTAYAETTERSRPIQYILSLKDKGEIKGLLGRCGDYGQVEGKYDIPACTACGSTDQIVVETSDAAHACIQKLRTNNIGRLTFSIMPQVLKLKPHADANNNYPENAKRVFDFIQILDQRFRLTFYSGLYDTLLAEDLEQARRIAFGTKTRYRVVTYKGDLIDQSGIMSGGGRPIKGKIGPQEIRSKYVTGNSSVVSQNEVEKLDKIAKDLEIKLRETQSNIFDFQANIDQNLRLIEDLNMIVKECSSRINAWKEKENQLKTMIETQKLTIIKKKTDPIAVAKKKSEIQEAENELQESKVEYEKIKSKMDNLKKQIEEITEGQPKEAKRLLDEATKKLENTRHQINQVDIDIQGAQRQIKKSESQIETLKEDIIECQKNMESYKEELKKNEILVAELNDKNIEISTSIEEQKTKIKEMSSEDDKNLIRTNELRLENVKLKNDLDSIKSEIKISVEQLNDINAKISKLKLHKIPEIDCAQRDPVIESYQNLGSKSLDKTTSDEDNEKENNETNEINETSQKQDDPDKMQIDVADDSDLDTKELPQYNSEQLVQMETGQAKITRATLLEEIRDLDKPNFKILEEFKKRTQQYNDKANEVAEVLKLYNDHIEMINKVRQRRRDEFMASFRKITIKLKEMYQMITLGGDAELELVDSLDPFSEGINFSVRPPKKTWKVISNLSGGEKTLSSLALVFALHYYKPSPLYVMDEIDAALDFKNVSIIAYYIKERTKNSQFIIISLRSNMFEKANVLVGIYKTNDCTATSSITTDKYQDMLKGALYKYTKKVD, from the exons ATGGCAGTGAAAAGAAAGGACAAAGCTGTTAATCATGACACTCCTGGAAAAAATAAAAGGATCAGGCAAGAAAAAGTTGGAGACTTCTCTGATGATGAAGACTTGTCAGATATAGAGGATGCAGAAATATTCAATGGCATACGCATACCGGTTGAGTTACCTCCAATTACATCAGCTGAAGAAAATCCCGGGCCACGCATGGTTATTACCGAAATTGTTGctaataactttaaaagttaCTATGGAGAAGTTACTATTGGGAAATTTCATAAG agtTTAACAAGCATTGTTGGTGCTAATGGTAGTGGAAAGAGTAATGTTATTGATTCTTTACTTTTTGTGTTTGGATACCGATCTTCAAAAATTAGATCAAAAAAAGTATCAGTACTTTTACACAAATCAGACAAGCATAAAGATGTTCGCCAATGTTCTGTCACTGTTCATTTTGTACATATTCAAGATGAT ATTACAGCACAAACAGGATTTGTTCCTATCCCAGgtactgaaataaaaattactcgTACAGCATTTAAAGACAATTcatcattttatacattaaatgacAAACGTGTAAAATTTAAGGATATagcaattattttaaagaaaaatggaATAGATTTAGTTCATAATAGATTTCTTATTCTTCAG GGCGAAGTTGAACAAATTGCCATGATGAAACCTAAATCTGAAAATGACCATTCAACTGGTATGTTAGAATATTTAGAAGATGTTATAGGCACTGTGAGATACAAG aaACCCATTACTAAACTCGAAGAAAAAGTAAAAGAGTTATCattggaaaaaaatgaaaaaataactcgTTTAAAATTTGTTGCCAAAGAAAGAGAAGAACTTATAGAACCAGTAGAAGctgtgattaattatttaaaactagacAACCGAATCACTCGGTTAAGTAATAAAGTGTACCAAAAAGATag GTTTGACATTGAATTAACCATAGAATCCAAAACTGAAaccaaaaataagataaaagatgaaataaattctaatgataaagaaattaatactatttctaaggataagaagcaatttgaaaaaaatatacaagattTATCTGA aaagttGAAATCTGatcacttaatattaaaaaaaaatgaagaaaaacatAAGAAATGTTTGCGTAAAAAAAGTCAATTGAATGATGAATATAATCAGACTCAAGCGCAGATAACCAAATATGAAAATTCCATAACACAGGAACAGAAAAAG ATAACTAAAGCTGAAGGTGTACCAAAAATTAAAGAGGCTGAACTCAAAAAATTGAAATCTGAATTACCAACTTTGGAAGAGAAATGCATAGAACTGGAagcaaattatacaaaaataaattctagtggctttgaaaaatcaaaaaaatttagaGATGAAAAAGACTTGTTAGCTCCTGAAGAATTAAAATTGCAGAAACTTGTTGGTAGTAAACAAAATCAA tttcaaaCCTTAAAAACTGAGTTTGAAGTTCTTATAGATACTGAGAAATCTGAAAAggaaaaattaactaatttggAAGAACAAATGACTGGAGGAGTGGAAAAATTCCAAGAAAATATGAG aaaaaaagaaaaagcagAAGCAGATATACATAAAAGTAAAGATATAATTAAAGATCTagaaaccaaaattaaaaaattgaatgaagATGAGATACAGATGAAaactaaattacaaaatatacgtCAGAGCTTAACTGAAAAACGTACAGCTTATGCTGAAACAACTGAACGAAGTCGACCTATTCAATACATCCTAAGTTTAAAAGATAAAGGAGAAATCAAGGGTCTTCTTGGTAGATGT ggCGATTATGGGCAAGTAGAAGGCAAATATGATATTCCTGCGTGTACAGCTTGTGGTTCTACAGATCAAATTGTTGTTGAAACATCAGATGCAGCACACGCATGTATTCAAAAATTGAGGACAAATAATATTGGTCGACTGACATTTTCAATCATGCCCCAAGTTCTAAAATTGAAACCCCATGCAGACGCAAATAATAACTA TCCTGAAAATGCCAAAagagtttttgattttattcaaatattggaTCAACGTTTCAGGCTTACATTTTATTCTGGTTTGTATGATACATTACTGGCTGAAGATTTAGAGCAAGCAAGAAGAATAGCATTTGGTACTAAAACTCGTTATAGAGTTGTTACGTATAAAGGAGATTTAATTGATCAATCAG gtATCATGTCTGGTGGTGGAAGGCCTATTAAAGGAAAGATTGGGCCTCAAGAAATAAGGTCAAAATATGTTACTGGCAACTCATCTGTAGTGAGTCAAAATGAAGTAGAAAAGCTAGACAAAATTGCTAAAGATTTGGAAATTAAATTGAGAGAAACCCAATCTAATATTTTCGATTTCCAAGCTAACATAGATCAAAATCTTAGACTAATCGAAGATCTGAATATGATTGTTAAAGAGTGTTCATCACGCATAAAT gcatggaaagaaaaagaaaatcaacTAAAGACCATGATTGAAACTCAAaagttaacaattataaaaaaaaaaacagatccAATAGCTGTTGCTAAAAAGAAATCAGAAATCCAAGAAGCAGAAAATG aattacaAGAATCAAAAGTAGAGTATGAAAAAATCAAGTCTAAAATGGATAATTTGAAGAAACAAATTGAAGAAATCACTGAAGGACAGCCAAAGGAAGCTAAACGTTTGTTGGATGAAGCGACTAAAAAGTTAGAAAATACCCGTCATCAGATAAATCAAGTTGATATTGATATCCAGGGTGCCCAAAG gcaaataaaaaaatcagaaagTCAAATTGAAACTTTGAAGGAGGATATTATTGAATGTCAGAAAAATATGGAATCTTATAAagaagagttaaaaaaaaatgaaattctaGTTGCTGAATTGAATGATAAGAATATAGAAATTtct acAAGTATAGaagaacaaaaaacaaaaatcaaggAAATGTCTAGTGAAGATGATAAGAATCTAATTAGAACAAATGAGTTACGTTTGGAGAACGTTAAATTAAAGAATGATCTTGACAGCAttaaatctgaaataaaaataagtgtgGAACAACTCAATGACATAAATGCtaag atatcaaaattaaaattacataaaatccCAGAAATTGATTGTGCTCAACGAGATCCAGTTATAGAATCTTATCAGAATCTTGGGTCTAAGAGTCTTGATAAAACTACTTCAGATGAGGATaatgaaaaagaaaacaatgaaactaatgaaattaatgaaacatCTCAAAAACAAGATGATCCGGATAAGATGCAAATTGATGTTGCAGATGATTCTGACTTAGATACTAAAGAATTGCCTCAGTATAATTCAGAACAATTAGTTCAAATGGAAACAGGACAAGCCAAAATTACCAGAGCCACACTTCTTGAAGAAATACGTGATCTTGATAAACCAAATTTCAAAATACTTGAAGAATTCAAAAAAAGG ACACAGCAATACAATGATAAAGCAAATGAAGTGGCAGAAGTGTTAAAGTTATATAATGATCATATTGAAATGATTAATAAAGTACGGCAACGAAGAAGGGATGAGTTCATGGCTTCATTTAGGAAAATCACTATTAAATTGAAAGAAATGTATCAGATGATAACACTTGGTGGAGATGCTGAACTTGAACTTGTTGATTCATTAGATCCGTTTAGCGAAGGAATCAACTTTag TGTAAGACCACCTAAGAAAACATGGAAAGTAATATCTAATCTATCCGGTGGTGAAAAAACTTTGTCATCTTTAGCTCTTGTATTTGCTCTTCATTACTATAAACCATCACCATTGTATGTTATGGATGAAATTGACGCAGCATtagatttcaaaaatgtatcaataattgcatattacataaag gaacgAACAAAAAATTCTCAGTTTATCATAATTTCATTACGTTCAAATATGTTTGAAAAAGCTAATGTATTAGTTGGTATTTACAAGACAAATGACTGTACTGCTACTTCATCAATTACAACAGACAAGTATCAAGACATGTTGAAGGGTGCTTTGTATAAGTATACTAAGAAagtagattaa